In Arthrobacter sp. PAMC25284, a single genomic region encodes these proteins:
- a CDS encoding serine hydrolase domain-containing protein — translation MPVPSAQPPAPSPLSAHLSAGFTAPEFVGVRELFDSFLVEDPHYSAQLAVYRDGDKVLDLSGGPLLTRGDLTGTYSCSKGVAAFVIALLVQDGSLDLDRTVSSYWPGFGAHGKDRLTVREALSHQAGLPGLAGGFALAEFTTPEAADRLAAAAPLWRPGAAFGYHTLTIGILMEELCRRTTGTTLQQHYDERIRRPYGVDFFLGLPEDEEPRYRAVLHDADPAGPWLDPMSMDGIRSNAPVSSIMELPNHRAVRAAGMSSAGGVGSAEGLARLYAAGTTGVDGAAAFLNPATIGLMAAEQVSGLDRCSGAAKAFAVVFMKPHPGQAFGSHLAFGHDGANAALGFADPGYGLGFGYVPRRSEEGGTGGRAQRLSAAVRRAAQSGVR, via the coding sequence ATGCCAGTTCCCTCCGCCCAGCCGCCGGCTCCATCCCCCCTGTCCGCCCACCTGTCTGCCGGCTTCACCGCGCCGGAGTTCGTGGGGGTCCGCGAACTGTTCGATTCCTTCCTGGTCGAAGACCCGCATTACAGCGCCCAGTTGGCGGTTTACCGGGACGGCGACAAGGTCCTGGACCTCAGCGGCGGTCCGCTGCTCACCCGCGGCGACCTCACGGGCACCTACTCCTGCTCCAAAGGTGTTGCCGCCTTCGTCATCGCCCTCCTCGTCCAGGACGGAAGCCTGGATCTGGACCGGACCGTCTCGTCCTACTGGCCCGGGTTCGGCGCCCACGGAAAGGACCGGCTCACGGTAAGGGAGGCGCTGTCCCACCAGGCCGGGCTGCCCGGCCTGGCCGGCGGCTTTGCCCTGGCAGAATTCACCACTCCGGAGGCGGCGGACCGGCTGGCAGCCGCGGCGCCGCTCTGGCGCCCGGGCGCGGCGTTCGGCTACCACACCCTGACGATCGGGATCCTCATGGAGGAGCTCTGCCGCCGCACCACTGGTACAACCCTGCAGCAGCATTACGACGAGCGCATCCGCCGCCCGTATGGCGTCGACTTCTTTCTGGGCCTGCCCGAGGACGAGGAACCGCGCTACCGGGCAGTGCTCCACGACGCCGATCCCGCCGGGCCGTGGCTGGATCCGATGAGCATGGACGGGATCAGGAGCAACGCACCCGTGAGCAGTATCATGGAACTCCCCAACCACCGGGCCGTCCGCGCCGCCGGTATGAGCAGCGCCGGCGGCGTGGGTTCGGCGGAAGGGCTCGCCCGCCTCTACGCTGCCGGCACGACCGGGGTGGACGGAGCCGCCGCGTTCCTTAATCCCGCCACGATCGGCCTCATGGCCGCGGAACAGGTCTCCGGGCTGGACCGGTGCTCCGGCGCGGCGAAGGCGTTTGCCGTGGTGTTTATGAAGCCCCATCCCGGCCAGGCCTTCGGCAGCCACCTGGCTTTCGGGCACGACGGCGCGAACGCGGCGCTGGGGTTCGCGGACCCCGGCTACGGCCTCGGCTTTGGATACGTGCCGCGGCGAAGTGAGGAAGGCGGCACCGGCGGCCGGGCGCAACGACTGTCCGCGGCCGTGCGGCGAGCGGCCCAAAGCGGTGTACGTTGA
- a CDS encoding glutathione S-transferase family protein, with the protein MSQKTESTSHSTKGAYVTGGQEFTRDTNYIEDRITRDGAASGDGGPGWPVEPGRYRLVAARACPWANRTVIVRRLLGLEDVISLGQPGPTHDARSWTFDLDPGGADPVLGIERIQEAYFRRFPGYPRGITVPAIVDVPSGQVVTNDYAQITLDFSTEWAGYHRPGAPDLYPEHLREEIDAVNRRVFTEVNNGVYRCGFAGSQAAYDSAFDRLWTALDWLEERLTGQRYLVGDTITEADVRLFTTLVRFDAVYHGHFKCNRQKLSEMPMLWAYARDLFQTPGFGDTIDFVQIKQHYYLVHEDINPAGIVPRGPEPGEWLTAHNREALGGRPFGDGTAPGPVRAGEEVAAGHAAA; encoded by the coding sequence ATGAGCCAGAAAACCGAGAGCACCAGTCACTCCACCAAAGGCGCCTACGTCACGGGTGGTCAGGAATTCACCCGGGACACCAACTACATTGAGGACCGGATCACCCGGGATGGAGCCGCCAGCGGCGATGGCGGGCCTGGCTGGCCGGTGGAACCGGGCCGCTACCGGCTGGTCGCCGCGCGTGCCTGCCCGTGGGCCAACCGGACCGTGATCGTGCGGCGGCTGCTCGGCCTTGAGGACGTCATTTCCCTCGGCCAGCCCGGCCCCACCCACGACGCCCGATCCTGGACATTCGACCTGGATCCCGGCGGCGCCGACCCCGTGCTGGGCATCGAACGGATCCAGGAGGCCTACTTTCGCCGGTTCCCCGGGTACCCCCGTGGCATCACCGTGCCAGCAATCGTGGATGTGCCCTCCGGCCAGGTGGTGACAAACGACTACGCCCAGATCACCCTGGACTTCTCCACGGAATGGGCCGGGTACCACCGGCCGGGTGCCCCGGACCTGTATCCGGAACACCTGCGGGAGGAGATCGACGCGGTCAACCGCCGCGTGTTTACCGAGGTGAACAACGGCGTCTACCGGTGCGGCTTCGCCGGTTCCCAGGCGGCTTACGATTCAGCCTTCGACCGGCTGTGGACTGCCCTGGACTGGCTGGAGGAACGGCTCACCGGTCAGCGCTACCTGGTCGGTGACACCATCACTGAAGCGGACGTCCGGCTTTTCACCACGCTGGTCCGGTTCGACGCCGTCTACCACGGACACTTCAAGTGCAACCGGCAAAAACTCAGCGAGATGCCGATGCTCTGGGCTTATGCCCGGGACCTCTTCCAGACCCCCGGATTCGGCGACACCATTGATTTTGTGCAAATCAAGCAGCACTACTACCTCGTGCATGAGGACATTAATCCCGCGGGGATCGTACCGCGGGGCCCTGAGCCGGGGGAATGGCTCACCGCTCACAACCGCGAGGCCCTGGGCGGGCGGCCATTCGGGGACGGCACTGCGCCGGGACCGGTCCGGGCCGGAGAGGAAGTCGCGGCCGGGCACGCAGCGGCCTAG
- a CDS encoding M50 family metallopeptidase, translating into MIDDISRELGTVLTLAAPVNPAETWWDRILAGFTHAPSPQVTGTELAVVILFAVAVSLPRASWRYFGLLATVTHELGHAFAALMTGQRLGGIRLSLDHSGTTTTYSRGGLPAAWSTFWGYPVPAVVGSVMVWCGFNGWGPAAMSVGTLVLLASVVFLRNGIGLLITAATVLAASLLVLFVPAEFNGHVMIALGLALLVAAVRDLGKLANVHLRHRHRMPTSDAYLLYRATKVPAVIWIAAFAAVVAGSWWVAWQPVAEVLAVAFAQAARTA; encoded by the coding sequence ATGATCGACGATATTTCCCGCGAGCTCGGCACGGTGCTGACCCTCGCCGCACCCGTGAACCCGGCGGAGACATGGTGGGACCGCATCCTGGCAGGGTTCACCCACGCCCCCAGCCCGCAGGTCACCGGCACTGAACTCGCCGTGGTGATCCTCTTCGCCGTCGCGGTGTCCCTGCCCCGGGCCAGTTGGCGGTATTTTGGCCTGCTCGCGACCGTCACCCACGAACTTGGGCATGCGTTTGCAGCGTTGATGACCGGGCAGCGCCTGGGCGGTATCCGGCTCAGCCTGGACCACTCGGGCACCACCACCACCTACAGCCGGGGCGGCCTGCCGGCGGCCTGGTCCACCTTCTGGGGCTACCCGGTCCCGGCGGTCGTCGGCTCCGTCATGGTCTGGTGCGGCTTCAACGGGTGGGGGCCGGCGGCCATGTCCGTGGGCACACTGGTACTGCTGGCCTCGGTCGTGTTCCTCCGCAACGGAATCGGCCTGCTGATCACGGCCGCTACGGTCCTGGCAGCCTCGCTCCTGGTGCTCTTTGTGCCGGCGGAATTCAACGGGCACGTCATGATCGCGCTCGGCCTGGCGCTTCTGGTGGCCGCAGTCCGGGATCTGGGAAAACTGGCCAACGTCCACCTGCGGCACCGGCACCGAATGCCGACGTCGGACGCGTACCTCCTGTACCGAGCGACGAAGGTTCCTGCCGTCATCTGGATCGCCGCCTTCGCGGCCGTGGTAGCGGGATCATGGTGGGTCGCGTGGCAGCCCGTGGCAGAGGTTCTCGCTGTCGCGTTCGCCCAGGCCGCCCGCACAGCCTGA
- a CDS encoding DUF4190 domain-containing protein yields the protein MSQSAPYPVAPGYVPAPTPGKSLGLAGFILSLLGPLTVLGLILSIVGLAQSRKVNVKNGFAVAGIVIGSVGTIIFALLIIAAVVGAGALLQQCAELGPGVHQVNGVTITCGG from the coding sequence GTGTCACAAAGCGCACCGTACCCGGTGGCTCCCGGCTACGTTCCGGCACCCACACCCGGCAAATCCCTGGGGCTTGCCGGCTTCATCCTGTCCCTGCTCGGGCCGCTGACTGTTCTCGGCCTGATCCTGAGCATCGTTGGCCTGGCACAGTCCCGGAAAGTGAACGTGAAAAACGGGTTCGCTGTGGCCGGCATCGTCATTGGCTCCGTGGGGACCATTATCTTTGCGCTCCTGATCATTGCCGCGGTTGTTGGGGCGGGCGCCCTGCTTCAGCAGTGCGCTGAGCTTGGACCGGGCGTCCACCAGGTCAACGGAGTGACCATCACCTGCGGAGGATGA
- a CDS encoding TIGR03086 family metal-binding protein — MTNPNIFPSTPLKDQLMNFTKTVHLPVGADEAFALITQPEGLRRWQTVAARVDLRVGGDYRWTVTPGHHAAGTFLEIEPGKRVVFTWGWESGMELAPGASTVTITLEPDADGTLLTLEHGGLNEAQAAAHAEGWNHYLDRLTAESSSPTGAGPDDWAAAPASIDPFSAAEASLAVLQGVLHWLTPADREKPTPCEDFTAHGLLEHLAASLTGIATALGAPITDRHDAAPEVRIADLAQPLLETFSRRGLGGTIDMGFAELPAPVVAGIVNLELLVHAWDFAQASGQTLVVSEVVTEYVRVLARETISEQVRAGGSFAAIQPTAETAGSLERLMAFTGRSVTA; from the coding sequence ATGACCAATCCCAATATTTTCCCCTCGACCCCCTTAAAGGACCAGCTCATGAACTTCACCAAGACCGTCCACCTGCCGGTCGGCGCCGATGAGGCTTTTGCCCTGATTACCCAGCCGGAGGGCCTGCGCCGTTGGCAGACCGTCGCAGCGCGCGTTGATCTGAGGGTCGGCGGCGACTACCGCTGGACCGTTACCCCCGGACACCACGCTGCCGGCACCTTCCTGGAAATTGAGCCGGGCAAGCGAGTCGTTTTCACGTGGGGATGGGAATCCGGCATGGAACTGGCACCGGGGGCCTCGACGGTCACCATCACCCTCGAGCCCGATGCCGACGGTACGCTGCTGACACTCGAGCATGGCGGGCTGAATGAGGCCCAGGCCGCCGCCCACGCCGAGGGCTGGAACCACTACCTGGACCGGCTGACGGCCGAGTCCTCCTCCCCCACCGGGGCCGGCCCGGACGACTGGGCTGCGGCACCGGCGTCCATCGACCCCTTCAGCGCCGCGGAGGCTTCCCTGGCGGTCCTGCAGGGTGTGCTGCACTGGCTTACGCCCGCAGACAGGGAGAAGCCGACGCCGTGCGAAGACTTCACCGCCCACGGGCTGCTCGAGCACCTGGCCGCGTCGCTCACCGGCATTGCTACTGCGCTGGGCGCCCCGATCACCGACCGCCATGATGCGGCCCCCGAGGTCCGGATCGCCGATCTTGCCCAGCCGCTCCTGGAAACCTTCTCCCGCCGCGGACTGGGCGGCACGATCGACATGGGCTTCGCGGAACTCCCTGCTCCTGTCGTGGCCGGCATCGTGAACCTGGAACTGCTGGTGCACGCGTGGGACTTCGCCCAGGCCAGCGGGCAGACGCTCGTGGTTTCAGAGGTCGTCACCGAGTACGTCCGGGTGCTCGCCCGTGAAACCATCTCGGAGCAGGTCCGCGCCGGCGGAAGCTTCGCGGCGATCCAGCCAACCGCAGAGACCGCCGGCAGCCTGGAGCGGCTGATGGCGTTCACCGGACGTTCCGTCACCGCCTGA
- a CDS encoding helix-turn-helix transcriptional regulator, whose translation MLDVLEVAAEPNRRKLLHRLASGELAAGELAAGFSVSRSAISQHLLLLEKVGLVTARKQGRHRYYRLDPGGMGRLRQSVDRFWTDELGQLAADALSAAEQWKSPGVPQ comes from the coding sequence GTGCTGGATGTCCTGGAAGTTGCCGCAGAGCCGAACCGGCGCAAATTGCTGCATCGTCTGGCGTCAGGAGAACTGGCCGCGGGCGAGTTGGCGGCCGGGTTCAGCGTGAGCCGCTCCGCCATTTCGCAGCATCTGCTGCTCCTGGAAAAGGTCGGCCTGGTGACCGCCCGCAAGCAGGGGCGTCACCGGTACTACCGGCTCGATCCCGGCGGCATGGGCAGGCTTCGGCAATCGGTGGACCGGTTCTGGACCGACGAACTCGGCCAGCTCGCCGCGGACGCCCTGAGCGCAGCGGAGCAATGGAAGAGCCCCGGAGTACCGCAATGA